The Urbifossiella limnaea genome has a window encoding:
- a CDS encoding sigma-70 family RNA polymerase sigma factor: MSPSPESAVSGLAAARAGDTAALGRLLESYRSYLLLLARIQIGRRLQSKADPADVVQDTFLDAHRQFPAFRGETADALAAWLRRVLAGQLAHLVRRYFGTEARDVRLEQSIEQELDSSSQSIARGLSHPGTSPSESAARREDLARLGDALERLTPDYRDVILLRQLEGLPFAEVARRMGRTEDAVQKLWVRGLVALRRALDGSP; this comes from the coding sequence ATGTCTCCATCACCGGAGTCCGCCGTTTCGGGGCTGGCTGCCGCACGGGCCGGAGACACGGCCGCCCTCGGCCGACTCCTGGAATCGTACCGGAGCTATCTTCTCCTCCTCGCCAGAATCCAAATCGGCCGACGACTCCAGAGCAAAGCCGACCCGGCCGACGTCGTGCAGGACACCTTCCTCGACGCCCACCGGCAATTCCCGGCGTTCCGGGGGGAGACGGCCGACGCACTCGCCGCCTGGCTCCGTCGCGTCCTTGCCGGCCAGCTCGCCCACCTGGTTCGCCGGTACTTCGGGACGGAGGCCCGGGACGTCCGGCTGGAACAATCCATCGAGCAGGAGCTGGACTCGTCCTCGCAGTCGATCGCCCGCGGGCTGTCGCACCCGGGCACGTCGCCGAGCGAGTCCGCCGCCCGACGGGAAGATCTGGCCCGGCTCGGCGACGCCCTCGAGCGGCTTACCCCGGACTACCGCGACGTGATCCTCCTTCGCCAGCTCGAAGGGCTGCCGTTCGCCGAGGTGGCCCGGCGGATGGGGCGGACCGAGGACGCCGTCCAGAAACTCTGGGTCCGCGGGCTGGTCGCCCTCCGACGCGCCCTCGACGGCAGCCCCTGA
- a CDS encoding protein kinase domain-containing protein, whose amino-acid sequence MVSRLDAWCPMPDPTPDPESAAAAVVAAFQAEYDAGRRPDRAAYLARHPHLAGVLDDCLRAVEFVHGAVHGPPPAAVGSGAVLGDFRLGRELGRGGMGVVFEAEQVSLGRRVAVKVLLAATGLDDRARRRFRHEAMAAAALHHPHIVPVYAVGEAAGVPFLAMHLVDGRSLADVVAGLRAGAATPAATTAPPAADTAPPATPAPGRPFAAPAGTPAYYREVARLVAQAADALHHAHECGIVHRDVKPGNLLLDAAGGVWVADFGLAKLPGSDLTGTADLMGTVRYMSPEQAGGRAVALDARADVYSLGVTLYELLTLEPAFAADDRRALLRKVLEEEPPPPRTRAAGLPPELETITLTAMAKEPAERYQTAAAFAADLRLFLADRPITARPPTPLDRGRKWVRRNRPLVVTTTAAAVLGLAATVGVLLASNAAIEARRGETEAALGRETAALGKETDARRAADAALAAEQAARTAAQRTVTLHTVAHAFREWQVGNLGRAAALLADCPPEHRRWDWYHLDHLARADDGRVPGLSGFEVRGFGFDPAGRLVVADTRGLSRFTDSDPAVVPVRVPANRAEIGPGGTVAFYQLHAQPGKGRDGFTLHDVDTLAERVRFAGHTGGTEAVAFDPSGRWVVSGGRDKAVRLWDAATAAPTATMTGHAKMVSQVAFHPTRPVVASVAADGTLRLWAADTGKSLRVIRDDGFRVAGGEVSVHQLRGLAFRPDGRLVAAGLADGTVKFWDTDTGELRLQVAAHPGPVTAVAFSPDGRWVATTGIHDKVIRVWDADSGRPVRALRGHDRVPEVVAFDPTGRALVSASTDTPSAVRAWDLTTAPEARPVGRQTVMAASPTGLPPNAAARFDPTGDRLLVTAGTGLSLWNPATGERLGAGAARPEPTKSIGRYVLGAGFAPDGGEVVLVTPTGGCRWAASDRNPREAFPFVSVQGRGAAGVPAPTIPDPRQTFSAPFTGQASFARDGSRFAAIDWTGTARLYDAAGTALAEFKSPTALTQFVTLAPGGTWVATADVKKVVGVWDAAGGKRWERAFPTQVIVAAIDPAGGRLAVSTTDGVVGLYDAADGRPLRALQGAGQWVRSLAFSPDGERVVGGLGDEDARAVGLRVWDADTGLELFTVPLPAAAVGLDFHPSGRSLAVVSRTGRVWVLDGGPPAPAVAAEARRRRLEFWHDLHATEAQAEGRLGAALWHVGKMLAENPGDVELQARRGDLIAKTGRLDDLTPAEAAALAGRAKADDFAVAFPLAARLLRDGDRASYRRLCDRVTAPVGGRVLGPLTAAHVYRRSLACRLALMAPGGCDPAAMTKLVETAIPAELNPFAQFWLRGMARYRAGDDAGAVRDLTEAARHDPTAPSHAVADLFLAMAHHRLGDAATARRCLARADERHRATGANRPPDDPVTIVFATVRREAAEVLGVP is encoded by the coding sequence GTGGTGTCACGGCTCGACGCCTGGTGCCCGATGCCCGACCCGACCCCCGACCCCGAATCGGCCGCGGCCGCCGTCGTGGCCGCGTTCCAGGCCGAGTACGACGCCGGCCGGCGGCCGGACCGGGCCGCGTACCTCGCCCGCCACCCGCACCTCGCGGGCGTGCTCGACGACTGCCTGCGGGCGGTCGAGTTCGTCCACGGGGCGGTCCACGGCCCGCCCCCGGCCGCGGTCGGCTCCGGGGCCGTGCTCGGCGACTTCCGGCTCGGGCGGGAACTCGGCCGGGGCGGGATGGGGGTGGTGTTCGAGGCCGAGCAGGTGTCGCTCGGCCGGCGGGTGGCGGTGAAGGTGCTCCTGGCGGCGACCGGGCTCGACGACCGGGCGCGGCGGCGGTTCCGGCACGAGGCGATGGCGGCCGCCGCCCTCCACCACCCGCACATCGTTCCGGTGTACGCGGTCGGGGAGGCGGCCGGCGTCCCATTCCTGGCGATGCATCTGGTGGACGGCCGCTCGCTCGCCGACGTGGTCGCCGGGCTGCGGGCCGGGGCCGCCACCCCGGCCGCCACCACCGCCCCGCCGGCCGCCGACACGGCCCCGCCCGCCACCCCGGCGCCGGGCCGCCCGTTCGCCGCCCCGGCCGGCACCCCCGCGTACTACCGCGAGGTCGCCCGACTGGTCGCCCAGGCGGCCGACGCCCTCCACCACGCCCACGAGTGCGGCATCGTCCACCGCGACGTGAAGCCCGGGAACCTGCTCCTCGACGCCGCCGGCGGCGTGTGGGTGGCCGACTTCGGGCTCGCCAAGCTCCCGGGCAGTGACCTGACCGGCACCGCCGACCTGATGGGCACCGTCCGGTACATGAGCCCCGAACAGGCGGGCGGGCGGGCGGTCGCACTCGACGCCCGCGCGGACGTGTACTCGCTCGGGGTCACGCTGTACGAGCTCCTCACCCTGGAGCCGGCGTTCGCGGCCGACGACCGCCGGGCGCTGCTGCGGAAGGTGCTGGAGGAGGAGCCGCCGCCGCCGCGGACGCGGGCCGCCGGGCTCCCGCCCGAACTGGAGACGATCACCCTCACGGCGATGGCGAAGGAGCCGGCCGAGCGGTACCAGACGGCCGCGGCGTTCGCCGCCGACCTGCGGCTGTTCCTGGCCGACCGGCCGATCACCGCCCGCCCCCCGACCCCGCTCGACCGCGGGCGTAAGTGGGTGCGGCGGAACCGGCCGCTCGTGGTGACGACGACCGCGGCGGCCGTGCTCGGGCTGGCCGCGACGGTCGGGGTGCTGCTGGCGAGCAACGCGGCGATCGAGGCCCGGCGGGGCGAGACCGAGGCGGCGCTCGGCCGGGAGACCGCGGCGTTGGGGAAGGAGACCGACGCCCGCCGCGCCGCCGACGCCGCCCTCGCCGCCGAACAGGCCGCACGGACGGCCGCCCAGCGGACCGTCACGTTGCACACCGTCGCGCACGCCTTCCGGGAGTGGCAGGTGGGGAACCTCGGCCGGGCCGCCGCGCTCCTGGCCGACTGCCCGCCCGAACACCGCCGCTGGGATTGGTATCACCTCGACCACCTCGCCCGGGCGGACGACGGCCGGGTCCCGGGGCTCAGCGGGTTCGAGGTCCGCGGGTTCGGGTTCGACCCCGCCGGCCGGCTCGTCGTCGCCGACACCCGCGGGCTGTCCCGCTTCACGGACTCCGACCCCGCCGTCGTGCCGGTGCGGGTGCCGGCGAACCGGGCCGAGATCGGCCCCGGTGGCACGGTCGCCTTCTACCAGTTGCATGCGCAGCCGGGCAAGGGCCGCGACGGGTTCACCCTGCACGACGTGGACACCCTGGCCGAGAGGGTCCGGTTCGCCGGCCACACCGGCGGGACCGAGGCGGTCGCGTTCGACCCGTCCGGCCGGTGGGTCGTGTCCGGGGGGCGGGACAAGGCGGTCCGGCTGTGGGACGCGGCCACCGCCGCTCCGACGGCGACGATGACCGGGCACGCGAAGATGGTAAGCCAGGTGGCGTTCCACCCGACCCGGCCGGTCGTCGCCTCGGTCGCCGCGGACGGCACGCTCCGGCTGTGGGCGGCGGACACCGGCAAGAGCCTCCGCGTGATCCGGGACGACGGCTTCCGCGTGGCCGGCGGGGAGGTGTCGGTCCACCAGCTCCGCGGCCTCGCCTTCCGCCCGGACGGCCGGCTCGTTGCCGCCGGTCTGGCCGACGGCACGGTCAAGTTCTGGGACACCGACACCGGGGAACTCCGGCTTCAAGTCGCCGCCCACCCCGGCCCGGTGACGGCCGTCGCGTTCAGCCCGGACGGGCGGTGGGTGGCGACGACCGGGATTCACGACAAGGTGATCCGGGTGTGGGACGCGGACTCGGGGCGGCCGGTCCGCGCGCTCCGCGGGCACGACCGGGTGCCGGAGGTCGTCGCCTTCGACCCGACCGGGCGGGCGCTCGTCTCGGCCAGCACCGACACGCCCAGCGCCGTCCGGGCGTGGGACTTGACCACCGCCCCGGAGGCCCGGCCCGTCGGCCGCCAGACGGTGATGGCGGCGAGCCCGACCGGGCTCCCGCCGAACGCCGCCGCCCGGTTCGACCCCACCGGCGACCGGCTGCTCGTGACGGCCGGGACCGGACTGAGCCTGTGGAACCCGGCGACCGGCGAGCGGCTCGGGGCCGGGGCCGCCAGGCCGGAGCCGACGAAGTCGATCGGCCGGTACGTCCTCGGGGCCGGTTTCGCGCCGGACGGCGGGGAGGTGGTGCTCGTGACTCCGACCGGCGGGTGCCGGTGGGCGGCGAGCGACCGCAACCCACGGGAGGCGTTCCCGTTCGTGTCCGTCCAGGGTCGGGGTGCCGCCGGCGTACCCGCCCCGACAATCCCCGACCCGCGGCAGACCTTCAGCGCCCCGTTCACCGGGCAGGCGTCGTTCGCTCGCGACGGCTCCCGTTTCGCCGCCATCGACTGGACCGGCACCGCCCGGCTATACGACGCGGCCGGCACCGCGCTCGCCGAGTTCAAGAGCCCCACCGCGCTGACCCAGTTCGTGACCCTCGCCCCGGGCGGCACCTGGGTGGCGACGGCGGACGTGAAGAAGGTGGTCGGGGTGTGGGACGCGGCCGGCGGCAAGCGGTGGGAGCGGGCGTTCCCGACCCAGGTGATCGTGGCCGCGATCGACCCGGCCGGCGGGCGGCTCGCCGTGAGCACGACCGACGGCGTGGTCGGGCTGTACGACGCCGCCGATGGCCGCCCGCTGCGGGCGCTCCAGGGGGCGGGGCAGTGGGTGCGGAGTCTGGCGTTCAGCCCGGACGGCGAGCGGGTGGTCGGCGGGCTCGGGGACGAGGACGCCCGGGCCGTCGGGCTGCGGGTGTGGGACGCCGACACCGGGCTCGAACTGTTCACCGTCCCGCTCCCGGCGGCGGCCGTCGGGCTCGACTTCCACCCGTCCGGCCGGTCGCTGGCGGTGGTGTCGCGGACCGGCCGGGTGTGGGTGCTCGACGGCGGGCCGCCCGCCCCCGCGGTCGCGGCCGAGGCCCGGCGGCGGCGGCTCGAGTTCTGGCACGACCTGCACGCCACCGAGGCCCAGGCCGAGGGCCGGCTCGGGGCCGCGCTGTGGCACGTCGGGAAGATGCTGGCCGAGAACCCCGGCGACGTCGAGCTCCAGGCCCGCCGCGGCGACCTGATCGCCAAGACCGGCCGGCTCGACGACCTCACCCCCGCCGAGGCGGCGGCGCTGGCCGGGCGGGCGAAGGCGGACGACTTCGCGGTCGCGTTCCCCCTCGCCGCCCGGCTCCTCCGCGACGGCGACCGCGCCTCGTACCGCCGGCTCTGCGACCGCGTCACCGCCCCGGTCGGCGGGCGGGTGCTCGGCCCGCTCACGGCGGCCCACGTCTACCGGCGGTCGCTCGCCTGCCGGCTCGCACTGATGGCCCCCGGCGGGTGCGACCCGGCGGCCATGACGAAGCTCGTCGAAACCGCCATCCCGGCCGAGCTGAACCCGTTCGCCCAATTCTGGCTGCGGGGCATGGCCCGCTACCGGGCGGGCGACGACGCCGGGGCGGTCCGCGACCTGACCGAGGCCGCGCGGCACGACCCGACCGCCCCGTCGCACGCCGTCGCCGACCTGTTCCTGGCGATGGCCCACCACCGGCTCGGGGACGCGGCGACGGCCCGCCGGTGCCTCGCCCGGGCGGACGAGCGGCACCGGGCGACCGGCGCGAACCGCCCGCCGGACGACCCGGTGACGATCGTATTCGCTACCGTCCGTCGGGAGGCGGCGGAGGTGCTCGGCGTGCCGTGA
- a CDS encoding serine/threonine-protein kinase, with translation MPAIDPSVSANRQAGDEPVPGYVLVEPLGRGGFGEVWKCVAPGGLHKAVKFVPGGGDQLRQEAAAFERVRALRHAFLLSLERVELIGGDLVMVMELADAQLQDRFDECRRRGRCGIPRDELLRYLADAAEALDVIAARYGLQHLDVKPANLFLIDGHVKVGDYGLVRALGAGPTEAGLTPKYAAPEVLRGSADARSDQYSLALVYYELLTGAFPYPGRTAQQLMLQHVSSAPDLTALPATDRAAVGRALAKEPADRFPSCSDFVRAVATAGGGNPGSGVLSFPTTVADLQLGAETRTAPVSTVVTPAPAETRVAPRAPAAAPADLPVVAFVPRLRPRPGRAGDLSAAEFIEAVVAAARYESGAGEPAADGTRSCRFLCTTSAAVLPSKLAGVARQFGMTVEEWESGAVLRRPLGPSGRGSSGAAAGELWVLVQRAAPGPETVATAGLAGELTAADQRTYLAALPGVLAAVRGAVETLRDRRAHPRYAVGLPVRLHPVGADGSIGAAEDGVSEDVSAGGVRILTRAAATWRQVYLEFRSIEGVAGNALLAAVVRSEPGSGGHRLACRFMS, from the coding sequence GTGCCAGCCATCGACCCGTCCGTGTCCGCCAACCGCCAGGCCGGCGACGAGCCGGTCCCCGGGTACGTCCTCGTCGAGCCGCTCGGCCGGGGCGGGTTCGGGGAGGTGTGGAAGTGCGTCGCCCCCGGGGGGCTCCACAAGGCCGTCAAGTTCGTCCCCGGCGGCGGCGACCAACTCCGTCAGGAGGCGGCCGCGTTCGAGCGCGTCCGGGCGCTCCGCCACGCCTTCCTCCTGTCGCTGGAGCGGGTCGAGCTCATCGGCGGCGACCTCGTCATGGTGATGGAGCTGGCCGACGCCCAGCTCCAGGACCGGTTCGACGAGTGCCGCCGCCGGGGCCGGTGCGGCATCCCGCGGGACGAACTGCTGCGCTACCTCGCGGACGCCGCCGAAGCCCTCGACGTGATCGCGGCCCGGTACGGGCTCCAGCACCTCGACGTGAAGCCGGCCAACCTGTTCCTCATCGACGGGCACGTCAAGGTCGGCGACTACGGCCTCGTCCGGGCGCTGGGTGCCGGCCCGACCGAGGCCGGGCTGACTCCGAAGTACGCCGCCCCCGAGGTCCTCCGGGGCAGCGCCGACGCGCGGTCCGACCAGTACAGCCTCGCGCTCGTCTACTACGAGCTACTCACGGGGGCGTTCCCCTACCCCGGGCGGACCGCCCAGCAGTTGATGCTCCAGCACGTGAGCAGTGCGCCGGACCTGACGGCGCTCCCGGCGACCGACCGGGCGGCGGTCGGCCGGGCACTCGCGAAGGAGCCGGCCGACCGGTTCCCGAGTTGCTCCGACTTCGTCCGGGCGGTGGCGACGGCGGGGGGTGGGAACCCGGGGTCGGGCGTCCTGTCGTTCCCGACGACCGTAGCCGACCTGCAACTCGGCGCCGAGACGCGCACCGCGCCCGTCAGCACTGTGGTGACCCCGGCGCCGGCCGAGACACGGGTCGCCCCCCGCGCGCCGGCCGCGGCGCCGGCCGACCTGCCGGTCGTGGCCTTCGTCCCGCGGCTGCGGCCGCGGCCGGGCCGCGCCGGCGACCTGTCGGCGGCCGAGTTTATCGAGGCGGTCGTTGCGGCTGCCCGGTACGAGAGCGGCGCGGGCGAGCCGGCGGCGGACGGGACGCGGTCGTGCCGGTTCCTGTGTACGACGTCGGCGGCGGTGCTCCCGTCGAAGTTGGCCGGCGTGGCCCGACAGTTCGGCATGACCGTGGAGGAGTGGGAGTCGGGGGCGGTCCTGCGCCGGCCGCTCGGGCCGAGCGGGCGGGGCTCCTCCGGCGCGGCCGCGGGCGAGTTGTGGGTGCTGGTCCAGCGGGCCGCGCCGGGCCCCGAGACGGTCGCCACCGCGGGGCTGGCCGGCGAGCTGACCGCGGCCGACCAGCGAACGTACCTGGCGGCCCTACCCGGGGTGCTGGCCGCGGTCCGCGGGGCGGTCGAGACCCTGCGCGACCGCCGGGCTCACCCGCGGTACGCCGTGGGGCTCCCCGTCCGCCTCCACCCGGTCGGCGCCGACGGGTCGATCGGGGCGGCGGAGGACGGGGTGAGCGAGGACGTGTCCGCGGGGGGCGTGCGAATCCTGACCCGTGCGGCCGCCACGTGGCGGCAGGTGTACCTCGAGTTCCGGAGCATCGAGGGGGTGGCCGGCAACGCGCTGCTCGCGGCCGTGGTTCGCTCCGAGCCCGGGTCCGGAGGCCACCGCCTCGCTTGCCGGTTCATGTCGTAG
- a CDS encoding class I SAM-dependent methyltransferase, which yields MPPAPPSPAAFFDLANAYQRTEALKAAVELDLFTHVAAGRTATADLAAATGASPRGVRILADYLTVVGLLHKSADRYALTPDADAFLNRASPAYLGGALEFLLTPQLRECFQSLTAAVRKGGTATSAEGTVSHDNPVWVAFARAMAPMMSLPARILADLVGDGEETRLRVLDVAAGHGLFGIAVARRCPAARVTALDWPNVLVVAAENAAREGVADRVALLPGSAFELDWGGPYDVVLLTNFLHHFDLPTCERLAAKAHAALAPGGRAVTLEFVPEPDRVTPPATAAFALTMLATTAAGDAYTFAEYERVFAAAGFVRSVFQPLPPTTQQAVVSYRD from the coding sequence ATGCCGCCCGCCCCGCCGTCCCCGGCTGCGTTCTTCGACCTCGCCAACGCCTACCAGCGGACCGAGGCGCTGAAGGCGGCGGTGGAACTCGACCTGTTCACCCACGTCGCCGCCGGCCGCACCGCGACCGCCGACCTCGCCGCGGCGACCGGCGCGTCCCCGCGCGGCGTCCGCATCCTGGCCGACTACCTGACCGTCGTCGGGCTTCTGCACAAGTCGGCCGACCGCTACGCCCTCACCCCCGACGCCGACGCCTTCCTGAACCGCGCCTCCCCCGCCTACCTCGGCGGGGCGCTCGAGTTCCTCCTCACGCCCCAGCTGCGCGAGTGCTTCCAGTCCCTCACGGCGGCCGTCCGCAAGGGCGGGACGGCGACCTCCGCCGAGGGGACGGTGTCGCACGACAACCCGGTGTGGGTGGCGTTCGCCCGGGCGATGGCCCCGATGATGAGCCTCCCGGCGCGGATCCTCGCCGACCTGGTCGGCGACGGCGAAGAGACCCGGCTGCGCGTGCTCGACGTGGCCGCCGGGCACGGGCTGTTCGGGATCGCCGTCGCCCGCCGCTGCCCGGCCGCCCGCGTCACGGCGCTGGACTGGCCGAACGTGCTGGTGGTGGCGGCCGAGAACGCCGCGCGGGAGGGCGTGGCCGACCGGGTGGCGTTGCTCCCGGGGAGCGCGTTCGAGTTGGACTGGGGCGGGCCGTACGACGTGGTCCTGCTGACGAACTTCCTCCACCACTTCGACCTGCCGACGTGCGAGCGGCTGGCGGCAAAGGCCCACGCGGCCCTCGCCCCGGGCGGCCGGGCCGTTACGCTGGAGTTCGTCCCGGAGCCGGACCGGGTGACGCCGCCGGCGACGGCCGCGTTCGCCCTGACGATGCTCGCCACGACCGCGGCCGGCGACGCGTACACGTTCGCCGAGTACGAGCGGGTGTTCGCCGCGGCCGGGTTCGTGCGGAGCGTGTTCCAGCCCCTCCCGCCGACCACCCAGCAGGCGGTCGTGTCCTACCGGGATTGA